The proteins below are encoded in one region of Triticum aestivum cultivar Chinese Spring chromosome 1B, IWGSC CS RefSeq v2.1, whole genome shotgun sequence:
- the LOC123137972 gene encoding G-type lectin S-receptor-like serine/threonine-protein kinase At2g19130 gives MDGSDITRETSAEHIIASCSSLYIHSLLPSSNSRAEQSTFTLFPMPLLYILLLGFLLSHTPCCCSSAPASDTLTEGQVLAVGDKLVSMNGKYALGFFQPAASTISKSQNTTSSRSSSSWYLGIWFNKIPVFTVVWVANREEPIPHPNINSTKLKFSSDGNLVIVINHGDAVTESLVWSTCIVNRTQTSSINTTTSGAAVLLNSGNLALLTNSKVMLWQSFDYPTDIALSGAKLGWNKVTGFSRKFMSKKSLIDMGLGSYSLELDTSGVAVLKRRNNPSVVYWHWASSKTSSLSVIPTLKTIIDLDPRTKGLMNPIYVDNDQEEYYMYTSPDESSSSLFVSLDISGQVKLNVWSEANLAWQTICAEPADACTPAATCGPFTVCNGNAQPSCDCMESFSQKSPQDWEFDDRTGGCIRNTPLHCSTSANNQNMTSSTDIFHPISQVTLPYNPQSIDVATTQSKCEEACLSSCSCTAYSYNNSRCSVWHGELLSVNLNDGIDNNSKDALYLRLAASAKFEKRKKKATNIRVVTAASIIGFGLLLMLVLLLLIWKNKFKPLYNNQGSDGGIIAFRYTDLVRATKNFSEKLGGGGFGSVYKGVLKDSTNIAVKRLDGARQGEKQFRAEVSSVGLIQHINIVKLIGFCCEGDHRLLVYEHMVNGSLDGILFEKGNAASVLDWNTRYQIALGVAKGLSYLHESCHKCIIHCDIKPGNILVDASFVPKIADFGLAAFVGRDFSRVMTTFRGTAGYLAPEWLSGVAITPKVDVYGFGMVLLEIISGRRNSSLETPYNTRSSTTRYQNVEYFPVQAISKLHDGDVKSLVDPQLHGDFNLEESERICKVACWCIQDNEFDRPTMGEVVRVLDGLQEINMPPMPRLLASLTEQLGAATPV, from the coding sequence ATGGATGGTAGTGACATTACGCGTGAGACATCAGCTGAACACATTATTGCTTCCTGTTCCAGTCTATATATACATTCACTTCTTCCTTCTTCaaatagcagagcagagcagagcacatTCACACTCTTCCCCATGCCTCTCCTCTACATATTATTGCTTGGGTTTCTCCTCTCGCACACTCCTTGCTGTTGCTCTTCTGCACCTGCAAGCGATACCCTCACTGAAGGTCAAGTGCTTGCCGTTGGCGACAAGCTCGTCTCGATGAACGGCAAGTACGCACTTGGCTTCTTCCAGCCAGCAGCGAGCACCATCAGTAAGTCCCAGAACACCACCAGCTCCAGATCCAGCTCCAGCTGGTACCTTGGCATATGGTTCAATAAGATCCCGGTTTTTACTGTTGTGTGGGTTGCTAATCGGGAGGAGCCCATCCCCCATCCCAACATCAACTCAACAAAGCTCAAGTTCTCAAGTGACGGCAATCTTGTCATTGTCATAAACCATGGTGATGCCGTCACTGAATCCCTTGTTTGGTCCACTTGCATTGTCAATAGGACACAAACCAGTAGCATAAACACCACCACCTCTGGTGCCGCTGTTCTCTTGAACAGCGGAAACCTTGCCCTACTCACAAATAGCAAAGTGATGTTGTGGCAGAGCTTCGACTACCCAACAGATATCGCGCTTTCTGGCGCCAAGCTTGGCTGGAACAAGGTCACCGGTTTCAGTCGCAAGTTCATGTCAAAGAAGAGCCTCATTGATATGGGTCTCGGCTCATACAGCCTAGAACTAGACACCAGCGGCGTCGCCGTCCTCAAGCGCCGCAACAATCCCTCTGTAGTCTATTGGCATTGGGCATCCTCCAAAACATCATCACTGAGTGTTATACCAACACTCAAGACAATAATAGATTTGGATCCACGCACCAAAGGCTTGATGAACCCGATATATGTTGACAATGACCAAGAGGAGTATTACATGTACACTTCGCCGGATGAATCATCATCTTCCCTGTTTGTCTCACTAGACATCTCTGGTCAGGTCAAGCTGAATGTTTGGTCGGAAGCCAACCTTGCTTGGCAAACCATATGTGCTGAGCCTGCCGATGCTTGCACTCCAGCTGCTACCTGCGGACCTTTCACAGTCTGCAATGGCAATGCACAGCCATCCTGTGACTGTATGGAGAGCTTCTCTCAGAAGTCACCGCAGGATTGGGAGTTTGATGATCGAACAGGAGGATGCATCAGAAACACGCCTTTACATTGCAGCACCAGTGCTAACAACCAAAACATGACAAGTTCAACAGACATATTCCACCCCATTTCTCAAGTTACATTACCCTACAACCCACAAAGCATAGATGTTGCTACCACTCAGAGCAAATGTGAAGAAGCTTGTCTCAGTTCCTGCTCCTGCACTGCTTATTCTTATAACAATAGCAGATGCTCTGTCTGGCATGGTGAATTACTTAGTGTAAATCTGAATGATGGCATTGATAATAATTCTAAAGATGCCCTTTATCTTCGCCTTGCTGCGTCTGCCAAGTTTGAAAAGAGGAAGAAAAAAGCAACAAACATTAGAGTTGTAACTGCTGCAAGCATTATTGGTTTTGGATTATTGCTAATGCTCGTGCTGCTGCTACTGATTTGGAAGAACAAATTCAAGCCATTATACAACAATCAAGGTAGTGATGGTGGGATAATAGCCTTTAGATACACTGATTTAGTGCGTGCTACTAAAAACTTCTCAGAAAAGCTGGGAGGAGGTGGTTTTGGCTCTGTGTACAAAGGAGTCTTAAAGGACTCAACTAATATAGCAGTGAAAAGACTTGATGGTGCCCGTCAAGGAGAGAAGCAATTCAGGGCTGAGGTGAGCTCAGTTGGACTGATCCAACATATCAACATTGTAAAATTGATCGGTTTCTGCTGCGAAGGTGATCACAGGTTACTTGTGTATGAACACATGGTAAATGGGTCTCTTGATGGTATCCTATTTGAGAAGGGCAATGCTGCTTCTGTCCTAGATTGGAACACCAGATATCAAATAGCCCTAGGAGTTGCCAAAGGATTGTCCTACTTGCATGAGAGTTGTCACAAATGCATCATACATTGTGACATTAAGCCAGGAAACATACTCGTGGATGCATCATTTGTTCCTAAAATCGCAGACTTTGGGTTGGCTGCGTTTGTGGGGAGGGATTTTAGCCGAGTTATGACTACATTCAGAGGAACTGCTGGTTATCTTGCCCCAGAGTGGCTTAGCGGAGTTGCAATCACACCGAAAGTTGACGTTTACGGCTTCGGCATGGTACTTCTAGAAATCATATCAGGAAGGAGGAATTCCTCACTAGAAACACCATACAACACTAGAAGCAGCACCACCAGGTACCAGAATGTTGAATATTTCCCTGTGCAAGCCATCAGCAAGCTTCATGACGGAGATGTGAAGAGTTTGGTGGATCCACAGTTGCATGGTGACTTCaatttggaagagtctgaaaggattTGCAAAGTTGCATGCTGGTGCATCCAAGATAATGAGTTTGATCGGCCGACTATGGGTGAAGTGGTCCGGGTTCTTGACGGTCTACAGGAGATTAATATGCCCCCTATGCCAAGACTGCTTGCGTCTCTAACGGAACAGCTTGGTGCCGCAACTCCAGTGTAA